The Rhinoderma darwinii isolate aRhiDar2 chromosome 11, aRhiDar2.hap1, whole genome shotgun sequence genome window below encodes:
- the PCGF5 gene encoding polycomb group RING finger protein 5 isoform X2, which yields MAAQRRRFVKEFNPHITCYICKGYLIKPTTVTECLHTFCKSCIVHHFEESNDCPKCGIQVHETNPLEMLRLDNTLEEIIFKLVPGLREGEHQQESEFWKRKRPQENGEDGLPNNKRLKNDEDENDENKDYHRSDPQIAICLDCLRNNGQSGDNIVKGLMKKFIRCSTRITVGTIKKFLSLKLKLPSTYELDVLCNGEIMGKDHTMEFIYMTRWRLRGENSYPMVLQYRPRIDFG from the exons ATGGCAGCCCAAAGAAGGCGCTTTGTAAAAGAATTCAACCCACACATCACTTGTTATATCTGCAAAGGCTATCTTATCAAGCCAACCACAGTCACTGAGTGCCTGCACACAT ttTGTAAAAGTTGCATTGTCCATCATTTTGAAGAAAGCAATGATTGCCCAAAATGTGGAATCCAAGTACATGAAACTAACCCTTTAGAAATGCTAAG ATTAGACAATACTCTTGAAGAAATCATATTTAAACTTGTACCAGGTCTACGGGAAG GAGAGCATCAGCAAGAATCAGAATTCTGGAAGAGAAAAAGACCACAGGAGAATGGAGAAG ATGGGCTTCCAAATAACAAAAGACTTAAGAATGATGAAGATGAAAATGATGAAAACAAAGACTACCACAGAAGCGACCCACAGATTGCCATCTGTCTGGACTGTTTACGTAATAATGGCCAGTCTGGTGACAACATAGTAAAG GGATTGATGAAGAAATTCATTCGCTGTTCAACACGCATAACAGTTGGAACTATTAAAAAGTTTTTAAGCTTAAAACTAAAACTACCAAGTACATATGAG CTGGATGTACTATGCAATGGAGAAATCATGGGAAAGGACCACACGATGGAGTTCATATATATGACGAGATGGCGACTAAGGGgtgaaaat TCTTATCCCATGGTATTGCAATATCGACCAAGAATAGACTTTGGTTAA
- the PCGF5 gene encoding polycomb group RING finger protein 5 isoform X1 encodes MAAQRRRFVKEFNPHITCYICKGYLIKPTTVTECLHTFCKSCIVHHFEESNDCPKCGIQVHETNPLEMLRLDNTLEEIIFKLVPGLREGEHQQESEFWKRKRPQENGEDGLPNNKRLKNDEDENDENKDYHRSDPQIAICLDCLRNNGQSGDNIVKGLMKKFIRCSTRITVGTIKKFLSLKLKLPSTYELDVLCNGEIMGKDHTMEFIYMTRWRLRGENFQCQNNSTALHMSLSDIAPVVSETSSTSYPMVLQYRPRIDFG; translated from the exons ATGGCAGCCCAAAGAAGGCGCTTTGTAAAAGAATTCAACCCACACATCACTTGTTATATCTGCAAAGGCTATCTTATCAAGCCAACCACAGTCACTGAGTGCCTGCACACAT ttTGTAAAAGTTGCATTGTCCATCATTTTGAAGAAAGCAATGATTGCCCAAAATGTGGAATCCAAGTACATGAAACTAACCCTTTAGAAATGCTAAG ATTAGACAATACTCTTGAAGAAATCATATTTAAACTTGTACCAGGTCTACGGGAAG GAGAGCATCAGCAAGAATCAGAATTCTGGAAGAGAAAAAGACCACAGGAGAATGGAGAAG ATGGGCTTCCAAATAACAAAAGACTTAAGAATGATGAAGATGAAAATGATGAAAACAAAGACTACCACAGAAGCGACCCACAGATTGCCATCTGTCTGGACTGTTTACGTAATAATGGCCAGTCTGGTGACAACATAGTAAAG GGATTGATGAAGAAATTCATTCGCTGTTCAACACGCATAACAGTTGGAACTATTAAAAAGTTTTTAAGCTTAAAACTAAAACTACCAAGTACATATGAG CTGGATGTACTATGCAATGGAGAAATCATGGGAAAGGACCACACGATGGAGTTCATATATATGACGAGATGGCGACTAAGGGgtgaaaat TTTCAATGTCAGAACAATtcgactgcactacatatgtctcTCAGTGATATTGCTCCTGTTGTTTCCGAGACATCCTCAACC TCTTATCCCATGGTATTGCAATATCGACCAAGAATAGACTTTGGTTAA